The Nitrospirales bacterium genome includes a window with the following:
- a CDS encoding ABC transporter permease, with amino-acid sequence MNTSVQSISLVGLLAAFAPVGIVILILKHWALGAKTALYAVARMFIQLLLIGYVLTYIFEAKHAGIITGVLAIMLLTASWIALRPLQKKEPHVYGKVLGAILFGGVPVLVLVTQIVLEVQPWFLPRYVVPLAGMIFASCMNTVSLAAERYQAELDRAASYIEARNAAFHSSLIPVTNSLLAVGLVSLPGMMTGQILSGVSPVIAAKYQMVVMCMIFGASGISAALYLILAGWRR; translated from the coding sequence ATGAATACATCCGTCCAATCAATTTCACTCGTTGGATTACTGGCTGCTTTCGCGCCAGTCGGTATCGTCATTCTCATCCTGAAACACTGGGCATTGGGTGCCAAGACCGCTCTGTATGCCGTCGCACGAATGTTCATCCAACTGCTCCTCATCGGCTATGTCTTGACCTATATTTTCGAGGCGAAGCATGCTGGAATCATTACGGGAGTGCTGGCAATTATGCTGTTGACCGCCAGCTGGATCGCCCTTCGGCCTCTTCAGAAGAAAGAACCTCACGTGTACGGTAAGGTCTTGGGGGCCATTCTGTTTGGTGGAGTGCCGGTACTTGTTTTAGTGACTCAGATTGTTCTTGAAGTGCAGCCTTGGTTTCTCCCCCGTTACGTTGTTCCACTCGCCGGGATGATCTTTGCCAGTTGTATGAATACGGTCAGCTTGGCAGCAGAGAGATACCAAGCAGAGCTTGACCGGGCGGCTTCATACATCGAAGCCAGGAATGCGGCCTTTCACTCTTCGTTGATTCCGGTCACGAACTCCCTTTTGGCGGTCGGTCTTGTCTCGTTGCCTGGAATGATGACCGGTCAAATTCTCTCTGGAGTTTCGCCCGTGATTGCCGCCAAATACCAAATGGTGGTGATGTGCATGATTTTCGGAGCCTCCGGGATATCTGCGGCCCTCTATCTTATACTGGCTGGATGGCGGCGGTAG
- a CDS encoding DnaJ domain-containing protein, whose amino-acid sequence MIEGRSFYQILGVPEDALLKEIQRAWRTFVKENHEDVVQPWERQAAKERMILINQAYEVLSNEDKRAVYDNSHMLNGGSKIELVRIRVRQAKEIIQKDCALITWEDIKLIESIIDYLDRKTQESCFGRMIDIVCNHPGMAKHAVSLAFDEQILNVKTTLFDTVLQRAPAAITFDKVYLYGEEIIGVGGKEEKERNYNQLARVLCHRLDLAKYFVYPSFQEQASGCESNLLRTLLTLSPDAITQDDFDNFVKAVCEIRWHIHHQLRSYNEQAIVWILKARPDLIRKPPKKKEKMELPFPLRSKP is encoded by the coding sequence ATGATTGAAGGCCGGAGTTTTTATCAAATTCTCGGCGTGCCGGAAGATGCGCTCTTGAAGGAAATTCAACGAGCCTGGCGCACGTTCGTGAAAGAGAATCATGAGGACGTCGTTCAGCCTTGGGAGCGGCAGGCGGCCAAGGAGCGCATGATCCTGATTAACCAAGCTTATGAAGTGTTGAGCAATGAAGACAAGCGAGCGGTATACGACAATTCGCATATGCTGAACGGAGGGTCCAAGATTGAACTGGTTCGCATTCGTGTCAGGCAGGCCAAAGAGATTATCCAAAAAGACTGCGCTCTGATTACCTGGGAGGATATTAAACTCATTGAGTCGATCATCGATTATTTGGATCGCAAGACTCAGGAGTCCTGTTTCGGACGGATGATCGATATTGTGTGCAATCATCCAGGCATGGCAAAGCATGCGGTCTCCCTGGCCTTTGACGAACAGATCCTAAACGTGAAGACGACGCTCTTTGATACCGTGCTCCAACGGGCTCCGGCTGCTATCACCTTCGATAAAGTCTACTTGTATGGAGAAGAGATTATCGGGGTTGGCGGGAAAGAGGAAAAAGAGCGGAATTATAATCAACTGGCTCGTGTGCTTTGTCACCGGTTAGATCTGGCCAAGTACTTCGTGTATCCGTCCTTTCAGGAGCAGGCCTCAGGTTGTGAAAGCAATCTCCTTCGGACCTTGCTGACCCTCTCTCCCGACGCTATCACCCAAGATGACTTTGACAACTTTGTGAAGGCCGTGTGCGAGATCCGGTGGCATATCCATCATCAATTACGAAGCTATAACGAACAAGCCATAGTTTGGATTCTCAAGGCCAGGCCCGATCTCATTCGAAAGCCCCCAAAGAAAAAAGAAAAAATGGAACTGCCTTTCCCCCTTCGGTCGAAGCCCTGA
- a CDS encoding vitamin K epoxide reductase family protein has product MSKRHKRQRSEPASNVHGTSTSNEPHGIPPLTLALLILAVAGILLTSYLTYVAWFEDHPAFCSEGSACDLVQSSRWSTFLMVPMAFWGLLTYIIMANLIWNSRHRPCISKPFLFVAICGFAISAYLTIVSIVEIEATCPYCLASFFILTSMVILAIIQRPAGWLTSVKEASVIALIIVGILHLHYSGTFDAAAGPEDPQLQALATHLTKTGARFYGAYWCPRCQEQKAIFQASAKRLPYVECSSGGRGSPLTKPCAAEKIKSYPTWIINDTRYTGLQTPSSLAVNSGFAWKD; this is encoded by the coding sequence ATGTCGAAACGTCACAAGCGACAGAGATCAGAGCCCGCCTCAAACGTTCACGGCACGTCCACTTCGAACGAGCCTCATGGGATCCCTCCCTTAACCCTCGCTTTGTTGATTCTCGCCGTAGCCGGCATTCTTTTGACGAGTTACCTCACGTACGTGGCTTGGTTTGAAGACCATCCAGCCTTTTGTTCAGAAGGTTCTGCCTGCGACCTCGTCCAAAGTAGCCGCTGGTCGACCTTTTTAATGGTCCCGATGGCCTTTTGGGGATTACTGACCTACATCATCATGGCGAACTTGATCTGGAACAGTAGACACCGACCCTGCATCTCAAAGCCCTTCCTCTTCGTCGCCATCTGTGGTTTCGCGATCAGTGCCTATCTCACGATCGTGTCCATCGTCGAAATTGAAGCGACCTGCCCCTATTGCCTGGCGTCCTTTTTTATTCTCACCAGTATGGTTATTCTCGCGATTATCCAACGCCCTGCTGGATGGCTGACATCGGTTAAAGAAGCCAGCGTGATTGCGTTAATCATCGTTGGCATCCTCCATCTGCACTATAGTGGGACATTCGATGCCGCCGCCGGCCCTGAAGATCCTCAGCTCCAAGCCTTAGCCACGCATTTAACGAAGACAGGCGCCAGATTCTACGGCGCGTATTGGTGCCCCCGCTGTCAGGAGCAGAAGGCCATATTTCAAGCTTCGGCCAAACGATTACCGTATGTCGAGTGCAGCTCCGGTGGACGTGGAAGTCCTCTCACCAAGCCTTGCGCGGCCGAAAAAATCAAAAGTTACCCCACCTGGATTATCAACGACACGCGCTATACCGGCCTGCAGACTCCTTCTTCTCTTGCTGTAAATTCAGGCTTTGCCTGGAAAGATTAG
- a CDS encoding NnrS family protein, which produces MNHDSSSQGPAFFSYGFRPFFFSASLFAGIAVPLWILLLSGSTDIELFYAARDWHVHEMVFGFVPCIIAGFVFTAIPNWSDRPPICGWTLMLLLATWVCGRMAMANASIAPVLAAIIDGSFLVVVAGIVWREIMLSQIWDRSPIGILITFYALANLTFHALSVHNEEADPAYRMGLAILLVLLALIGGRVTPGFTEDFMAERQYSKQPSTFSRYDGFSILLLGITASFWVLAPRSTATGMLFLVAGLIHMVRLLRWYGWMTWREPLVLVLHVGYGWLVISLFLLGSSILGVWLNPEDAIHALTTGAVGVMTLAIMTRASLGHTGRVKHADPLTVTMYLLINLGAALRVFGPSVHLPGHLILEIAGASWSGAYLLFAVAYGYILFSPSVDEQE; this is translated from the coding sequence ATGAATCATGACTCCAGTTCTCAAGGACCAGCGTTTTTTTCCTATGGATTTCGCCCATTCTTTTTTTCAGCTTCTTTGTTTGCCGGCATCGCCGTTCCATTATGGATTCTGCTCCTGTCCGGGTCCACCGACATCGAACTGTTCTATGCCGCAAGAGATTGGCATGTGCATGAAATGGTCTTTGGCTTCGTGCCCTGCATCATCGCCGGATTTGTCTTCACCGCCATCCCCAATTGGTCTGATCGTCCTCCAATCTGCGGATGGACCCTCATGCTTCTCTTGGCAACGTGGGTATGTGGGCGAATGGCTATGGCCAACGCCTCAATCGCCCCAGTCCTTGCGGCCATCATAGATGGATCGTTTTTGGTCGTCGTGGCCGGGATCGTTTGGCGTGAAATCATGCTCAGTCAAATCTGGGACCGCTCGCCAATCGGCATCCTCATTACGTTCTATGCCCTCGCCAATCTGACGTTTCATGCCTTGTCGGTACATAATGAAGAAGCCGATCCGGCTTATCGAATGGGCTTGGCTATTCTCCTGGTCTTGCTCGCGCTGATTGGCGGCCGGGTTACCCCGGGATTTACCGAAGACTTTATGGCTGAGCGACAATATTCGAAACAACCGTCTACGTTCTCTCGCTACGATGGATTTTCGATCCTTCTTCTCGGAATCACCGCCAGCTTCTGGGTCCTCGCTCCACGATCGACCGCAACCGGCATGCTGTTCCTTGTCGCCGGCCTCATCCATATGGTTCGATTACTTCGCTGGTATGGCTGGATGACATGGCGCGAGCCACTCGTCCTGGTTCTCCATGTAGGCTACGGGTGGTTGGTCATTTCACTGTTCCTGTTGGGCAGTTCTATCCTTGGCGTTTGGCTTAATCCGGAAGATGCTATACACGCGCTCACGACGGGAGCCGTCGGTGTCATGACTCTGGCAATTATGACACGAGCGAGCTTAGGACATACTGGACGAGTGAAACATGCCGACCCACTGACCGTGACAATGTACCTGTTGATCAATCTCGGGGCCGCTCTACGGGTATTTGGCCCAAGTGTTCACCTGCCTGGCCATCTCATACTTGAAATAGCGGGAGCAAGTTGGAGTGGCGCATATCTGTTATTTGCTGTCGCCTACGGTTATATTTTGTTTTCCCCAAGCGTAGACGAACAGGAGTGA
- a CDS encoding mechanosensitive ion channel family protein gives MSGILPFPIETLFRLGLTACILVLIGLILRAGLHHSVLERSRLSGDMRRRWSVTIRNTLILISIVGLAIIWAPQLQNFAVSLIAIAVAFVLATKELLNCLIGSFFRTASNAYSVGDRIEINGIRGNVVDHNFLTTTLLEIGPGQTSHQYTGRAIVLPNNQLLNHSLTNETYSKDYRLHVITVPLSTDDDWRLAEHLLLKAAQEECQPYLQEARKKMKALEGKAWLDTPSVEPRVTIQLPEPGHIHLLVRIPCPTPFPSRLEQAILKKFLNQFSYAPRFSGSTPMPSSIELMHSDNFEQISSSS, from the coding sequence ATGAGTGGAATCCTTCCATTTCCCATAGAAACCTTATTTCGTTTGGGGCTGACTGCATGCATTTTGGTCCTGATCGGACTGATTTTGCGTGCCGGGCTTCATCATTCGGTCCTCGAGCGATCTCGATTGAGTGGGGACATGCGACGGCGCTGGTCGGTCACGATCAGAAATACACTGATCCTGATTTCGATCGTCGGGCTGGCGATTATCTGGGCTCCTCAACTGCAAAACTTCGCGGTGTCGTTGATCGCCATAGCCGTCGCCTTCGTACTGGCCACCAAAGAACTGCTGAATTGCCTCATTGGTTCGTTCTTTCGAACAGCCTCCAATGCATATTCTGTCGGCGACCGGATCGAAATCAATGGGATACGGGGCAATGTCGTGGATCACAACTTCCTGACGACCACGCTCCTTGAGATTGGTCCCGGGCAAACCTCCCATCAATACACAGGTCGTGCCATTGTTCTCCCGAACAATCAGCTCCTCAACCATTCGTTAACCAACGAGACATACTCCAAGGACTATCGGCTGCATGTGATAACCGTCCCCTTGAGCACCGATGATGATTGGAGGTTGGCAGAACATCTGCTGCTTAAAGCCGCCCAGGAAGAATGTCAACCTTATCTTCAAGAGGCCAGGAAAAAAATGAAGGCGCTCGAAGGCAAAGCCTGGCTCGACACACCGTCCGTCGAACCACGAGTGACCATTCAATTGCCAGAGCCGGGACACATTCATTTATTAGTGCGCATCCCCTGCCCAACTCCATTCCCGTCCAGACTGGAGCAAGCAATTCTTAAAAAATTTTTGAATCAGTTTTCGTATGCCCCGAGATTTTCGGGATCAACGCCCATGCCTAGCTCCATTGAATTAATGCACTCCGACAACTTCGAACAAATCTCTTCCTCCTCTTGA
- a CDS encoding peptidylprolyl isomerase: MALQALAVRMVCAFFLIAVTCLPIAQAEVPGDAAGTVSDGKTISMEYTLTLDDQKVVDTNVGREPLKFTQGAHQIIPGLETALAGMKKGESKQVTVEPEQAYGVPNPKAIQEIPIDKIPPEARKIGATLQGTDAQGRTVHPRVAEVKEQVVVLDFNHPLAGKTLNFDVKILDIEDAQTP; encoded by the coding sequence ATGGCGTTGCAAGCATTAGCCGTCAGAATGGTGTGCGCGTTTTTTCTGATCGCCGTTACATGTCTACCCATCGCGCAGGCGGAAGTTCCAGGCGATGCGGCCGGAACCGTCTCTGACGGAAAGACCATTTCAATGGAATATACCCTCACGCTCGATGATCAAAAGGTGGTGGACACCAACGTTGGGCGAGAACCGTTGAAGTTTACGCAGGGGGCGCATCAAATCATTCCGGGGCTGGAAACGGCGCTTGCGGGGATGAAAAAGGGTGAGAGCAAGCAGGTCACAGTCGAACCAGAACAAGCCTATGGCGTCCCTAACCCGAAGGCGATTCAAGAAATTCCTATTGATAAAATTCCACCGGAGGCTCGAAAAATCGGAGCGACTCTTCAGGGAACGGATGCGCAAGGACGGACCGTCCATCCTCGAGTGGCGGAGGTGAAGGAGCAAGTCGTGGTTCTAGATTTTAATCATCCGCTGGCGGGCAAAACACTGAACTTTGACGTCAAAATTCTGGATATCGAAGACGCCCAAACCCCATAA